From the Lathyrus oleraceus cultivar Zhongwan6 chromosome 3, CAAS_Psat_ZW6_1.0, whole genome shotgun sequence genome, the window AACCATTTAAGAGATCTCCCAAACTGATTTTTTATTCCAGTACCAATACCATTGAACTAAGGCACTCGACAATGTGTCTCCAATTCACAATAATTTATTTTTCTCTATAAATCCTTATCCTCTCTGGTTTTATAGTTATGTCCTTAATTTGTTATAATCATGGACTCTTAACTGAATTCTTTACAACAATGTTTGAAAGATCAAGTTCTCAGTATTGTATAGTCTTGCCCACACATTATTCTCTTTGCACATATCTTATTTCTAGTATATCTAATCCTTCTTTTAATTATATCAGGTCTTACAGTGTAATTGCACCTGGAGATACCGTGAACGTAATTGGTCAATTTGATGAAGGGGGAAATTGTGATATTAATCATGATAATAATTTTTTGATTGTACACCCAGATATTCTTGTGTCTGGAACACGGGTAAGGTATCTTTTTACTCTCTCATCCAAAATATGTCCTTCCATATTTGAATTCAGTCTTCTTGCTTTACTTAATATGGGGTATTTGGGTGGTTTATCAAGATGTTTTTTATGAAGAGCAATTTCTTACAACATCAAATTATGCAACTCTATCTTGTCAAATATTTCTTTATATTAAGTGTTATTTATTTTACAGTTGACCTGTCATATATTGTAATGAGTTTTATTGTTTTAATACATATATACTTTAAAAGTGATGGTTTCAGCAGATATGTCAAATGCAATTTCTATAGTCTTGTAAAATTGCATCAATTTATTTTCTAGTCCAACTTAGGGAACTTTGATCCTTAAGCTGATTTTAACTAGAAATGATTATTGTGCTTCATGTCTCTGAACTATATTGAATTACCGAAGTAGGCTCATTTTGGCTGGATTGTCCACGGTGAATGCCTTTGTATGCAGATCAATTTATTTTAGGTAATATTTAATTGGGTGCATGGTAGTTAAAATCCCGATCTGAATCGTGAATTATGCAATTATGCTTGCTCTTCGTGATTAATAGTATACACAAAATCCTATATTGGTGGAATCAGGTGGAACCATCCCTTTTACTAGTTGAATCGTATGATCTAAGATCTTTGAAATGTTTCTACGATTATGCTTATGAATGAATTAAATTTATCAATATTTGAAGTGTGATTTAAGGTTTAAATTATTTTACTTGTGAGCTATGCTTAAGAATTTAAATTTGCATAAGTATTTCTAGTGATTTAAGGGTTTCACTGTCTACTAATGCCTACTTTATATGCAAATATATGAAGTTATATGCATATGAGTTATGGAATTTTGTATAATCTTACTGTTTGCGTTAGGATTTGCGATTTTACTCCCCCTTCTTGATTTTGCTTAAAGTTTCTATTTTAACTACCTTGATCAGGTGTGGTTGTTCCTAATACAAAAGTGTATTCCAGGTTGCTGCCAGTTTTAGTTGCCCAAGAAGAACCGTCTTAGATGAGAGGCTAAAAAGCAGTGAGTACTCAACTGCAGCTTTATGTGGAACGTTGCTTCACCAAATATTTCAGGTCTCTAAAATACATCCTATAACCTGTATGGCTCTATATAACCTTTGAATTGAATGTAATCTAATGGTTACATTAGCTTTTTTATTTAAGCATTAGAGTTAATTCAAAGATTATGATTTGAATTAAGTTAAAAAAACTTACTCTAggactatatatatatatatatatatatatatatatatatatatatatatatatatatatatatatagatgcGTGTGCGTATGTATGTATATgttaatataattaaatatgaGTTTGATTTCTTCGTGTAGGCTGGACTTACAAATGACAATCCTACAATAAACTTTTTGGAATGTTATACAGAAGtggttttaaaaaaaaatgttgAAAGCTTGTTTGCATGTGGAGGTGCGGCACTGTCTGTCCTCTTTACTTTATCATGTATTTATATGTACACACATCTCATTGGAGTGTGAAATTTACTCAACAGTTATTCACGGATAAATTTATTTATTGTTGACCGTTGCCATTTTATTGGGGAGCATTAATTTATTCTTCTTGTGAACATTGCAGTAAATGAAAAGGATGTTCGCAAAACCATGATTGATGGTATCCCTAGAATATATAATTGGATCATGCTGTTCAGAAATATGGAGGTGTGTCAAAATAGTTCCTGCTCTCAGACACTATTTATTATTATAATGAATGTGTGCCAAAATAATTACGGTTGTAATCAGGGTTATTAATAGTTCCTTTAATCATTTCTACTTTCACCGTTTCTAATACTTGATAATGGGTACTTCAGTAAAAATATCAttttctctctttcatttattcACTTTTCTTAATATGTATAAAATGGTCAACTGAATCACTTATCGTGGGATGAAGGGACTATATTTAAGGAACATTCTATTCTAAATATATACAAATTTAATTAATTGTCATTTAGAATGTCAGTATTTCTTTTGCTGTTGCCAAGTGTAACTTGCTAAGTTGAAAGATCATAGTTATTTTATTAGGAAAATACTTATACTCCATTTTTTATTGTTAACTATTGTGACTGATGGCTTCGGGTATTTTGGTAGGAAAGAGAAGACCCTAATGTTAATTTTGGATGTGCTAATGGAATGAAGAACGTTGGCGTATCTGAGGCAAGCTCTAGTTTGCTTTCTTGTGTATAACTGGCTTATCATTCATGTATATTGTAAATAGAGATATAAATCTAGCAGGTGTTCAATTATAACAAAATAAGCTGCGAGTTACTCTAGCTTCTAATGTTTTGGGGCTTATTTGTCTAAAAATAGGAAATGCATGTGCTTTTCAGTCTAATCATTTTTGAGGATATGTTATCCTTTTTCTAGCTGTGTATTTTCTCTCAACTGTTTGTTAGCTTTTTTATCTATATTCGAAATAAAGGTTTAAGTGCTTGAATTTTACGTGAGAAATCTTTGATAAGTAAAAATGTAAATGTAGGTATTAGATAGTGCATCACATATTTCCAGGATATGCTCATAAATGCATTTCACATTGCCCTTGATAGTGGATGTTTTGCATAAAATGCACATTATATGCACTGTTAAAAGCTTATGTTATTAGTAGGTAATTGATATTGAAGAAATGGTATGGGCACCAAAATATGGTCTGAAAGGGATGATTGATGCTTCACTTAGAGTGAAGGTTCAATCTAGAAAAGATAAACCAGAGGAGAAGATCATGCCATTAGAGTTTAAAACTGGAAAATCACCCAGTAGCCAGGTCAGATTCTGTTCCTCACTTCTAATCAGCCCAATAAAATTAAGATTAGATAAATACATCAATTTAACATgttttgcatttcatattttcagACATCCGTAGAACATAATGCCCAAGTAATTTTGTACACTCTCCTGATGTCTGAAAGGTTCAAACTATTCGGTTCTTACACAGCCTACATGCAAACACACATTCACACGCATCGAAGGATTATTCTAAAAGATTTATTTTGTTTATGTTGTCTTGTTAATAGGTACCAGAAGACCATTGATTCTGGTCTTCTGTATTATCTCCAAACAGATCAGACACAGGTAAGACTTTGTTGCTTTAAAATCAGTTCCTCTCTGCTGAAAATGGTAAtattgttgatatatatatatatatatatatattttttttttttgatgtAAAAAAAGGGCATTACAGTTCAAAGATCCGACTTAGTTGGGTTGATAATAAGGCGTAACGAGCTAGCAAGTGATATTCTCAAGGCATTAGTCTTGCAGCAACTTCCACCAGTGTTACAGGTATGGGATTACCCATAATGTTCAATAATGTGCTTTTAACGACTTTATCAGAATGTCATTACAAGCCTTCATTTTCTGACTGTAGAGTTCTAGCATGTGCAGAGGTTGTCGCCATCTTAATGCATGTAGCATTTATCACAAGGTACTTCATTACCTTGGGCAGTGTAGAGAATAGTTCTTTTAACTGCTTTGAAAGAACACATGTGATTTGAAAAAAAAAGTTTATTATGGAATCTATTTATCTAAATAAAATTTATATTGAGTAATAATATTTTTACTTCCAAAATTATAATACAATGCCCTAAAACTGTATCATTTTAAGGAATTAGACCATTATCCAATATCTATTGCTGCACTGTATCCCTTCCAATGTAGTGTGATTATTGGAAGTACTATTTGTGTACTCCCTCCGTCCCACAATGAGTGATCCATTTGGAATAAAATAGTGTCCCAAAATGAATGATCCGTTTCAATTTCAATGCATCCTTTTCAATTTTACCCTCTAATTAGTATTACTTTCATCATTACCAATACATGATAAGGATACTTTTGTAAAAATATCATTCTCTCTCTTTCATTTATTCTTTTTCTTAATCTGGGTGAAATGGTCAACTGACTCACTCATCGTGGGATGGAGGGAGTAGTCTTTTGTCATGTAGCCCTGACTGGTCATGATCGCACGAATGCCCAACACTACTTAGAATATGTATTGGAGTAGTAAAGATATTAAATGACTTGAAACAATATTTTCATATGGAGTATGTCAGAATGTTATTAGTTAAGTTAGTTAAGAATGTAGTCTAGGTAATATGATTTCTCATATGTCCATGGTACTTTAACAATAAAATGCTTAGGCGCATGGTGGAAGTATCAAGAGCAATGGATTGGGAGATGTTTTCGATTCCAATACTAAGCACTTGACTTCATCTCATTTTAAGTTCCTCTGCCATTGGGACCATTTGATTGACTTAGAAGCTAAAGGGACTGAGGTGCAGATTTTAAAATCTCTTTAACTTTGCCTTTTCCCTTTAAGATTtatttgtaatattttaaaaattcCTCCAATTTATAATTTCTTATTTCCTTGACTGTTTCAGTTTTTAAAGAAAGACATGTGGCGGTCGTATAATTTGAGGACCCGCAGTGCCGGTGGTGTTTCTTCTATTGTTATTGATGCTTCACAAGGAATACCTTATTCAAAATCTCATGAAGATAATCGTTTCGTTTATCGTTTTGTACCGCACGATACTTCTTGTTCCTCTATAGTTTCTGATGATGATCCTTCTAGTGTCTCGTTGAAAATTGATTTAGATGTCACACTTAGAAGTGGTGACTTTGTGGTATGAATAATTGTCTTTCACTCTTTTTAAATTGTGTGAATTTAATTATGCGGTGTTTACTTGTTCTAGTTAACTTTGGAATAGTGTTGAGTGGCAACCACCTAAAAAGGCTAAGAAGCATAGTGGATCAAGCTTTTATCTAAATTTCCTCTAATCTCTTATCTCATTAATGAATTCAACGCAAGCAAATTTCCACTTTATTTGGGGAAAAGACTTATATCAACTGTAAATGTTAAAATTAGAGAGTAGATATCTGATACTTTCATTGAAGCTCCTGGTGGAAGTGGGTTTAGTTATATTGTTAACAAGTTGTGGATGACTGACTTATTAACAATTATTATCCAAAATGTCGGGAGAGTTGAGAACTAAGTCTGGTCTTGTATGATTAATATGTGCAGGGTATGTGTCCTCCAGACTGTATTGTAATCTTTTTAATACTAATGCAAAGATCTGAACCTGCATTATGTTCAATACCTGCAAAGAATCCTTCCTTTTACAGTACACTCAAATACAAATTTTAACTGTTGTCAAATAATTCTGTGAACAAGTAGTACAGAGTAAATTTACTTTTTTAATTAGCAACTTATGTTTATTTACTTTTTAGATATTGAGTAACGAGTCAAGCCATCAAACTATTGCACGAGGAGTAATTTTAGATACTAGCAAGAATCATATAACTGTGAgtttatttcttttcttattatTTGGTGTTTACTTCCTATATCTCATTGACAAGCACACATAGCCAAAGACAGGGTGGCATGATCCTTGGTTCAGCAATTTGTCTTGCAGAGTTGATCATTTCTTGTTATCACTTTTTAAAATTCTTAGGTTTCCTTTTCCAAGCTTTTGAGAATTCCCGGGAGGTCTTCCACAGAACATGATCTCCTTAAGCAGGTTTGGAGAATTGACAAAGATGAAGCTGTGACCTCGTTTGCAATTATGAGGTGCTTTTCCGACTACTTCTTTTTACCAACTTTGATTCCCTGGGTGTAGCAAATTAGAAGTTGTAATTATTTGTTTACATTTTATATGAAGGTTTAATCTAGTACAACTTTTTCTACAAAATGATCAAAATGCTCATCTTCGAAGGATGATTGTTGACCTTGAGGTAAATTACTTTCTATTTTTGAACGTGTTCCTCTCCTAAAATCACCATCTTTACTAAGTACTGACTGCTTTTTTTTCTCTGTCCTCCCGATGGCATCCGGCCTATAGGCTCCTAGATTTGACAGTGGTTCTATAGTTAGTCAGGATCCTGCAATATCTTACGTTTGGTCTGAGCAGAGTTTGAATGATGATCAACGTAGAGCTATTCTCAAGGTTTCCAATGAAGCTGGAATTTCATCAATTCAATCCATAAATTTTCTCTTCAAGTTGCTTTAGTTTAGCATCATTAAAATAATTTGCCTTGTGTTCCACTCTGTTACTCATTGTCAGATACTTGTGGCAAAAGATTATGCACTTATCTTAGGGATGCCTGGAACAGGGAAGACATCAACCATGGTCCATGCTGTGAAAGCCTTGTTGATTAGAGGCACATCCATTTTACTGACAGCCTATACAAATTCTGCTGTTGATAACTTACTAATCAAATTAAAAGCACAGGTATCCATGCTTGCATATAATAACAGCTTCACTGAGTGCATTTGCATCTTATCATTAAATATGACTGCTTGTTGCATGTAAAACAAGCAGGCCCTTCTCTTGAATGGATCACTGTCTATTTGTCGGCATGGGGCAGGCTGAAAGTGATTTGGTTGCTTGGAAACACATGTAAAAAAAAATTTAAgcatgaaaaatatgaaaatgcTGTAAAATAAGAAGTGCTAGATTTTTAGGCACTTTGATTTTTGGTCTATAAAATGTACTCCAGACTTCACTGTGTTTCTTTTGATATTTGTTGGAAAATATCAAAGTGCTTAATTTTCTTTTTGGATGTATGACCCTTTATAGAACAAATGACTATAATATGATATGGTTCTTTATTTCATAAATTTGTAATTTTTACAGTCCCTAGAATGTTATTGTAATATAAATGGATCCAGGGGATTGATTTTGTTCGGGTTGGAAGACATGAAGCAGTGAATGAAGAGGTCAGAGAGCACTGCCTCTCAGGTTTGCCAATTTATAACCAGTATTCTTCCCTTTAATTTATCAAAAATTTTGAATAAAAATCTTGACAGAAGTTTCTATCACAGAAACAAATGTACAGTGTGTTGAAGATATCAAAATAAGGTTAGAACAAGTCAAAGTTGTTGCAGTTACATGTTTGGGTATTTCCAGTCCCCTGCTTGCCAACAAGAGATTTGATGTATGCATTATGGATGAAGCCGGGCAGACAACTCTGCCAGTATGTTTCTTTTTTCTTTCATAAATTTTATGTGGCATATGTATATATATTCAAAGACATGTATATCTGTACTGATAGTAAGATGGTAATCAGAGTTAAAAAATTGATTGTATTAGTGCCAAAATTCTCTCTTTGATGCTTGTATAAACTGATAACATGTATTTACAATGAAAAGAGATGAATAGGAATGCAGTCTCTTTGACAGTTTCCCTCGTTTCTGTCCTAAACCCTAACCGCATAGAGTTATATTGCAAAATGTTCCATTGTAGGTGTCCTTGGGCCCTCTAAGATTTGCTTCAATGTTTGTTCTTGTGGGGGATCATTATCAACTGCCACCACTTGTCCAGGTACGTCCCTGTAGTATTGATGCTTTTGTGTACAAAATTCATTGGTAACtttatttgaatttgaaaattttcatcaATATTTCTTAGAGTACAGAGGCTCGAGAAAATGGCATGGGGatgagtttgttttgtaggctttcAGAAGCTCATCCACAGGCAATTTCAGCTTTGCAGAGTCAGGTCTGTTGTAGCTACTACATATTACATTACAAACTCTGGTTTGGTTCTTTTTCTTTCCTTCTCTATCTACATCAGTTactaaataaaatatatacagTACCGTATGTGTCAGGGTATTATGGACTTGTCAAATGCCTTGATATATGGTGACAGATTGAGGTGTGGTTCATCTGAGATAGCTAATGCCAAACTTGAGTTTTCTGGCTTAAACTGCTGTTTGCCTTGGCTAGAAGATGTAAGGATCCCTTCAAAGTTTGCATTGTCTTATTTGTGTGGTATTTGTAAATTTTAAGTTTCAAGTTTAGAGGAGCATGCACTCAATTTTGATTTGTTTTTGTAGAATTTTTCTtgtacacacacacacacacacatatatatatatatatatatatatatatatatatatatatatatatatatatatatatatatatatattctattcCCTCATTTTCTTGTTCTCAATATTTAATAAATGTTAGGGGTGACAAAGCTTGCAAAAAGATAGAGCGGACATAGTAGAGGGGGTGGGCCAGAAACCTTGGCTAGCCCCGCCAAAAACGGGGTGGGGTGGGCCCTCCCCTGCACCCTTGTCTAAAAGTGACAAAAAAACCATGCCCACAATAGCCCGCCAAAAACGGGGCAGGGCAGGCAGAGTAAGGGTTTAGACTAAACCTTGGCTCGGCTCACCAAAAATTGCGGGCAAAATGGACATGCTTGGCGGGTCGGACCTGTTTTGCCACCCCTAACTATCATGT encodes:
- the LOC127128005 gene encoding DNA replication ATP-dependent helicase/nuclease JHS1, with translation MPPKKKQQREEKVENPKILPKKKTNTSSVSSSSSTKKPIPQPSKYGIQHFFDRHTIQHSQKQQANNSTSQVDSVSLPPPEKPNYGKAPSSQDVTPDNLVLPVATDPTEVSPEISKSMSRKRFKFSPGMFIKQSQDDGADEVTWKISPVNERLQAVSKHMPKMIQALADSSRTSMLQIRHCSVDKTSLDKGDKVEELLTTPTPTASAKAPLSLSKLGLKRFNRERDVVVNGNQTTVSNSSGVAGERNPFRTPPSMSCRLDKLAKDVEHIGPSDQPFLRQHKKALLELLDQVEDAIGVDNDTVCDKTTHSFKSQDGIANELPVRVNHLVESTKSHIPKEVVGDFSNSNYLVLEASEKSQPADSSAAEGPYKVLRLLNEQTGEERAINLWDEWSYSVIAPGDTVNVIGQFDEGGNCDINHDNNFLIVHPDILVSGTRVAASFSCPRRTVLDERLKSSEYSTAALCGTLLHQIFQAGLTNDNPTINFLECYTEVVLKKNVESLFACGVNEKDVRKTMIDGIPRIYNWIMLFRNMEEREDPNVNFGCANGMKNVGVSEVIDIEEMVWAPKYGLKGMIDASLRVKVQSRKDKPEEKIMPLEFKTGKSPSSQTSVEHNAQVILYTLLMSERYQKTIDSGLLYYLQTDQTQGITVQRSDLVGLIIRRNELASDILKALVLQQLPPVLQSSSMCRGCRHLNACSIYHKAHGGSIKSNGLGDVFDSNTKHLTSSHFKFLCHWDHLIDLEAKGTEFLKKDMWRSYNLRTRSAGGVSSIVIDASQGIPYSKSHEDNRFVYRFVPHDTSCSSIVSDDDPSSVSLKIDLDVTLRSGDFVILSNESSHQTIARGVILDTSKNHITVSFSKLLRIPGRSSTEHDLLKQVWRIDKDEAVTSFAIMRFNLVQLFLQNDQNAHLRRMIVDLEAPRFDSGSIVSQDPAISYVWSEQSLNDDQRRAILKILVAKDYALILGMPGTGKTSTMVHAVKALLIRGTSILLTAYTNSAVDNLLIKLKAQGIDFVRVGRHEAVNEEVREHCLSETNVQCVEDIKIRLEQVKVVAVTCLGISSPLLANKRFDVCIMDEAGQTTLPVSLGPLRFASMFVLVGDHYQLPPLVQSTEARENGMGMSLFCRLSEAHPQAISALQSQYRMCQGIMDLSNALIYGDRLRCGSSEIANAKLEFSGLNCCLPWLEDVLNPGRPVIFIDTDMLPALEERDQKAVNNPTEAHIIAEVAKELVKNGIGGDNIGIITPYNSQANLIRHATCITSLEIHTIDKYQGRDKDCILVSFVRSCKNPTSCVASLLGDWHRINVALTRAKRKLIMVGSRKTLFKVPLLKLLIKKVEEQSGILTVSKNDIYREGELIRCSQIACSKQTLDIHK